One Dromiciops gliroides isolate mDroGli1 chromosome 3, mDroGli1.pri, whole genome shotgun sequence DNA segment encodes these proteins:
- the LOC122747152 gene encoding uncharacterized protein C1orf115-like — MAGNRLREKAASRYLSRLFRQEQKEEEEEEEEACILQHPQLEEEEEGEETKGEEQLQHQGPQCKGKGDKGPHSKKVHFPFFRERYQSMEEQTDGEKSKKDYQKELKKYGKNARKVITKGIITAYSSPFTESDTLPPFIL, encoded by the coding sequence ATGGCGGGcaacaggctcagagagaaggcagCCAGCAGATACCTGAGCAGGCTCTTCAGGCAGGagcaaaaggaggaggaggaggaggaagaagaagcctGTATCCTGCAGCATCCAcagttggaggaggaggaggagggggaggagactaAAGGGGAAGAACAGCTGCAGCACCAGGGGCCCCAATGTAAGGGGAAGGGGGATAAGGGACCCCACTCCAAGAAAGTTCACTTTCCCTTTTTCCGGGAGAGATACCAGTCCATGGAGGAGCAGACAGATGGAGAGAAGTCCAAAAAGGACTATCAGAAGGAGCTCAAGAAGTATGGCAAGAATGCTAGGAAAGTGATCACTAAAGGAATTATCACAGCTTACTCATCACCCTTTACTGAATCAgacaccctccctcccttcattctctAA
- the LOC122747151 gene encoding uncharacterized protein C1orf115-like, with translation MAGNRLRDKSASRYLSRLQRQEQKEEEEEGTCTLQHPQLEEEGEETKGGKEQLQHPEPQGNARGDKRPHSKKVHFAFFQKGYQPLKEETDEEKSKENYWKVVKKYGKNAGKMIIEECRSYFTTDLQGLDTTYSSPFAESATFPPLSQRVCPICSKLKQRGL, from the coding sequence ATGGCGGGCAACAGGCTCAGAGACAAGTCGGCCAGCAGATACCTCAGCAGGCTCCAGAGGCAGGagcaaaaggaggaggaagaggaggggaccTGTACCCTGCAGCACCCACAattagaggaggagggagaggagactaAGGGGGGAAAGGAGCAACTGCAGCATCCGGAGCCCCAGGGTAATGCAAGGGGGGATAAGAGACCCCACTCCAAGAAAGTTCACTTTGCCTTTTTCCAGAAGGGATACCAGCCCCTAAAGGAGGAGACAGATGAAGAGAAGTCCAAAGAGAACTATTGGAAGGTGGTCAAGAAGTATGGCAAGAATGCTGGGAAAATGATCATTGAAGAATGTCGGTCATACTTTACCACTGATTTACAAGGACTTGACACAACTTACTCATCACCCTTTGCAGAATCAGCTACCTTCCCTCCCTTGAGTCAAAGAGTTTGTCCTATCTGCTCTAAGCTCAAGCAGCGAGGACTTTGA